The following coding sequences lie in one Acidimicrobiia bacterium genomic window:
- a CDS encoding cytochrome P450 has product MRTVSFDPDELVDPERWARDGYPHRAWTELRAEAPVARFEPRGYEPFWAITKHADVVQVSTQPRRFSNARGITLARANAPELPVPEMVVLSDPPRHGALRRVVMRRFTPRAARAKRDDIARIAASIVEDAIPRGGSGEIDLVARLAAPFPLAVIAWSLGVPRDDWDLLFRWTNEVIGKDDPEYRRPGERPGQTFMRARRELHSYFERLIAARRDDLRDDLVSDLVRGTVEGEPLTADQLLAYCELLVEAGNETTRNAISGGVLAFCEHPDEWEKLRGRREHLSDAVEEILRWVSPISHFTRVATEDCTIRGVDIAAGDQVALYYASANRDEDVFDEPFAFRVDRRPNQHLAFGFGEHFCMGAQLARLELEIVLALLLDRVASFELAGPVERLSSIVNGSIKHLPLRYRTG; this is encoded by the coding sequence GTGAGGACCGTCTCCTTCGATCCCGACGAGCTCGTCGATCCGGAGCGCTGGGCCCGGGACGGGTACCCGCATCGCGCGTGGACGGAGCTGCGAGCCGAGGCGCCTGTCGCCCGCTTCGAACCACGCGGCTACGAGCCGTTCTGGGCGATCACGAAGCATGCCGACGTCGTACAGGTGTCGACCCAGCCGCGCCGCTTCTCGAACGCGCGTGGAATCACGCTCGCGCGGGCGAACGCGCCCGAGCTCCCCGTACCCGAGATGGTCGTGCTGTCGGACCCGCCCCGGCACGGCGCGCTCCGTCGCGTCGTCATGCGACGATTCACACCACGCGCCGCCCGGGCGAAGAGGGACGACATCGCGCGCATCGCCGCGAGCATCGTCGAGGACGCGATCCCCCGCGGCGGCTCCGGCGAGATCGACCTCGTCGCGCGACTTGCCGCGCCGTTCCCGCTCGCGGTGATCGCCTGGAGCCTCGGCGTTCCCCGCGACGACTGGGACCTGCTCTTCCGGTGGACGAACGAGGTCATCGGCAAGGACGACCCCGAGTACCGCCGGCCCGGTGAGCGGCCGGGGCAGACGTTCATGCGCGCGCGCCGCGAGCTGCACTCGTACTTCGAGCGGCTCATCGCGGCGCGCCGGGACGACCTGCGCGACGACCTCGTCAGCGATCTCGTCCGTGGCACGGTCGAGGGGGAGCCCCTCACCGCCGATCAGCTCCTCGCCTACTGCGAGCTGCTCGTGGAGGCAGGCAACGAGACGACGCGCAACGCGATCAGCGGTGGGGTGCTCGCGTTCTGCGAGCACCCGGACGAGTGGGAGAAGCTGCGCGGCCGTCGCGAGCACCTGTCCGACGCGGTCGAGGAGATCCTCCGCTGGGTGAGTCCGATCAGCCACTTCACCCGGGTCGCGACCGAGGACTGCACGATTCGCGGCGTCGACATCGCGGCGGGCGACCAGGTGGCGCTCTACTACGCGTCGGCGAACCGTGACGAGGACGTGTTCGACGAGCCGTTCGCGTTCCGCGTCGATCGGCGCCCGAACCAGCATCTCGCGTTCGGGTTCGGCGAGCACTTCTGCATGGGGGCGCAGCTCGCGCGCCTCGAGCTCGAGATCGTGCTCGCGCTCCTGCTCGATCGGGTGGCGTCGTTCGAGCTCGCCGGACCCGTCGAGCGGCTCAGCTCGATCGTCAACGGCAGCATCAAGCACCTCCCGCTGCGCTATCGAACTGGATAG
- a CDS encoding alpha/beta hydrolase: protein MATYVLVHGGGHGGWCYGKVAPLLRAAGHDVHAPTLTGLGERAHLLGPAVDLDMHVRDVVAVLHYEDLRDVILVGHSYGGMVITGVADRAADRVGRLVYLDAANPRNGQSLVDVAGPVIEAVRPMGEVVDGVELVLLPAPGAGRFYGVTDDADVAWMDDRLTGHPWRCFEQELELANEDALQAIPQYHVVCTSTLATRDRDLMDKARADGRLWEIDTGHDLMITEPRAVADALLEIAGT from the coding sequence ATGGCGACGTACGTCCTGGTGCACGGCGGTGGGCACGGTGGCTGGTGCTACGGAAAGGTCGCGCCACTGCTGCGCGCCGCGGGTCACGACGTGCACGCGCCGACCCTGACCGGCCTGGGCGAGCGGGCGCACCTTCTCGGACCGGCGGTCGACCTCGACATGCACGTGCGCGACGTCGTCGCCGTCCTCCACTACGAGGACCTGCGCGACGTGATCCTGGTCGGCCACAGCTACGGCGGGATGGTGATCACCGGTGTCGCCGACCGAGCCGCCGACCGCGTCGGTCGGCTCGTCTACCTGGACGCCGCGAACCCGAGGAACGGGCAGTCGCTCGTCGACGTCGCCGGTCCGGTCATCGAGGCCGTCCGCCCGATGGGTGAGGTCGTCGACGGGGTCGAGCTGGTGCTGCTCCCCGCGCCGGGCGCGGGCCGGTTCTACGGCGTGACCGACGACGCCGACGTCGCGTGGATGGACGACCGACTCACCGGTCACCCGTGGCGGTGCTTCGAGCAGGAGCTCGAGCTGGCGAACGAGGACGCGCTGCAGGCGATCCCGCAGTACCACGTCGTGTGCACGTCGACGCTCGCCACACGCGACCGCGACCTCATGGACAAGGCGCGCGCCGACGGCCGGCTGTGGGAGATCGACACCGGCCACGACCTCATGATCACCGAGCCGCGCGCGGTCGCGGACGCGCTCCTCGAGATCGCCGGCACGTGA
- a CDS encoding acyl-CoA dehydrogenase family protein, whose translation MATDDDALRDELRGWLRAHPPPRVDVATTRADADVLREWQRTMHAGGWVAIHWPVEYGGRGASVTQVAIYNEELARAGAPPLLGRAGVTLVGPTLMAHGTAEQRARWMPRILAGEDVWCQLFSEPGAGSDLASLSARAKKSGGVYRVNGQKVWSSYATFADMGIALVRTDPDAPSHKGISMLAVPMDAPGVDVRPLRQITGDSEFNEVFLDDVEVPVANLIGPEHEGWRVANTTLGNERGGSFIWREQVLAEVAIERLSAACVQAGLDDDAIVRQALARSWIDVEIFRLHNGRTLARLARGEEIGAESSLVKLFWAGMSQRLHEAAVAALGPGALVDDGPWARGLLSTRANSIMGGTSEIQRNVIAERLLALPRERRTEPT comes from the coding sequence ATGGCGACGGATGACGACGCGCTCCGCGACGAGCTGCGCGGCTGGCTGCGCGCCCATCCGCCGCCGCGCGTCGACGTCGCGACGACGCGCGCGGACGCCGACGTGTTGCGCGAGTGGCAGCGCACGATGCACGCGGGCGGCTGGGTCGCGATCCACTGGCCCGTCGAGTACGGGGGGCGCGGCGCGTCCGTCACGCAGGTGGCGATCTACAACGAGGAGCTCGCGCGAGCCGGCGCGCCGCCGCTCCTCGGTCGGGCCGGCGTCACGCTGGTCGGGCCCACCCTCATGGCGCACGGCACGGCCGAGCAGCGGGCGCGCTGGATGCCGCGCATCCTCGCCGGCGAGGACGTGTGGTGCCAGTTGTTCAGCGAGCCCGGGGCAGGCAGTGATCTCGCGTCACTGTCGGCCCGCGCGAAGAAGTCCGGCGGCGTGTACCGGGTCAACGGGCAGAAGGTCTGGTCGTCGTACGCGACGTTCGCCGACATGGGGATCGCGCTGGTGCGCACGGATCCGGACGCGCCCTCGCACAAGGGCATCTCGATGCTCGCCGTCCCGATGGACGCGCCCGGCGTCGACGTCCGGCCGCTCCGCCAGATCACCGGTGACAGCGAGTTCAACGAGGTGTTCCTCGACGACGTCGAGGTCCCCGTCGCCAACCTGATCGGCCCGGAGCACGAGGGCTGGCGCGTCGCGAACACGACGCTCGGCAACGAGCGGGGCGGCTCGTTCATCTGGCGCGAGCAGGTGCTCGCCGAGGTCGCGATCGAGCGGTTGAGCGCGGCGTGCGTCCAGGCGGGCCTGGACGACGACGCGATCGTGCGCCAGGCGCTCGCGCGGTCGTGGATCGACGTCGAGATCTTCCGCCTGCACAACGGACGCACGCTCGCCCGTCTCGCGCGCGGTGAGGAGATCGGCGCGGAGTCGAGCCTCGTGAAGCTGTTCTGGGCCGGTATGTCGCAGCGGCTCCACGAGGCGGCCGTCGCTGCGCTCGGTCCCGGTGCGTTGGTCGACGACGGCCCGTGGGCGCGCGGGCTGCTGTCCACGCGCGCGAACTCGATCATGGGTGGGACGAGCGAGATTCAGCGGAACGTGATCGCGGAGCGGCTGCTCGCCCTGCCCCGAGAGCGTCGAACGGAGCCAACGTGA